From Gemmatimonadota bacterium:
GTGACCAGCACCCGCTCCCCCCGCGCCTCGCGCGTGCGGATCTCGGCCAGCAGGTCGTCGACCTGACCGCGCACGGGCCGGACGTCCACCTCCGGATCCACCAGTCCCGTGGGACGGATGATCTGCTCCACGACGACGCCGCCCGACTGCTTGAGCTCCCACTCCCCGGGCGTGGCGGAGACGAACACGGCCTCGTGGATGAGGGACTCCCACTCCTCGAAGGTGAGCGGGCGGTTGTCCACCGCGCTCGGCAACCGGAACCCGTGCTCGACCAGGGTCTCCTTCCGCGAGCGGTCGCCCCGATGCATCCCGTGGATCTGGGGAAGCGTCACGTGCGACTCGTCCACGATCAGCAGGAAGTCCTCGGGGAAGAAATCGATCAGACAGGCCGGACGCTCGCCCGGCGCCCGTCCGCTCAGGAACCGGGAATAGTTCTCGATGCCGGGGCAGGTGCCGATCTCCAACATCATCTCGATGTCGAAGTTCGTCCGCTGCTCCAGCCGCTGCGCCTCGAGCAGACGGCCCTCCGCGCGGAAGCGCGTGAGCTGATGGTCGAGCTCGGCACGGATGTGCGGCATGGCCTGTTCGATCGTGCGACGGCGCGTGACGTAGTGGCTGGCGGGGTAGATCGCAGCCCGCTGCAGCACGGCGATGGTCTCACCCGTCAGCGGATCGAAGCGGGTGATCCGCTCGACCTCGTCGCCCCAGAGCTCGATGCGGATCGCCTGTTCCTCGTACGCCGGGAAGACCTCCACCACGTCCCCACGCACGCGGAAGGTGCCGCGCTCGAAGGCCATGTCGTTGCGGTGGTACTGGATGTCCACGAGCGCCTTCAGGATCTCCCGCCGGGGCCGGGTCTGGCCCACGTCCAGGACCACCATCAGGGCCCGGTAGTCGGCGGGGTTGCCCAGGCCGTAGATACAGGAGACGGATGCGACCACGATCACGTCGTCGCGTTCGATCAGCGAGGACGTGGCCCGCAGCCGCAGGCGCTCGATGTCCTCGTTGATCGACGAGTCCTTCTCGATGTAGGTGTCGGTGGACGGGACGTAGGCTTCGGGCTGGTAGTAGTCGTAGTACGAGATGAAGTACTCGACCGCGTTGCGCGGGAAGAGCGCGCGCAGCTCCCCGTACAACTGGGCCGCCAGCGTCTTGTTGTGCGACATGACCAGCGTCGGCCGACCGTGGCGCTGGATGACGTTGGCCATCGTCAGCGTCTTGCCGGTGCCCGTCGCCCCGAGGAGCGTCTGGAACCGATCTCCCCGCTGCAGTCCCTCGGACAGCTCGTCGATCGCCCGCGGCTGGTCGCCGGCGGGCCGATGCGGTCCTTCGATGATGAAGTCGGCCATGCGATCGGTCAGGGCTCCACCAGGTCGCTTTCCTGGATGTGCTCGCGCCGCTCGACGCTGAGGACGCCTTTCACGCGGCGCACTGCGTTCATGACCTTCGTGAGATGGGGCAGATCCTGCACCTCCACGACGAACTCCCCGATCATCCCGTGGGCCACCCCCCGGATCTGGGCGTTCTGGATGTTCGTGCCGGTGTCCGCGATGGCCGTGGCGATGTCGGACAGCAGCCCGCGCCGGTCGCTGCCCTGGAGGTACAGCTTGACCTGGAAGCGGTCGTCCTTGACGGACCGCCACTCGATCGGGACGCGGCGGTCTGCGTCGTCGGACATGCCGAGCACGTTCGGGCAGTCCCGCCGGTGGATGGACACGCCCCTTCCACGGGTCACGTAACCCATGACCGGATCACCCGGAACCGGTTGGCAGCATTGAGCATAGCGGACCATGACGTTGTCCACGCCCGCGATCCGCACGCCCCGGTCCACGCCCTTGAGCCGATCGGCGATCTTCTGCAGCGCCGTCGGTGGCGGGGGCTCGGCCTGTGGATCGTGCTCGGGGTAGAGCTGCCGGATGACCGCGCCGGGCCCGACGTCACCCCGGCCGAGCGCCGCGTGCAGCCCCTCCACATCCCCGTGGCCCAGCTCGGTCGAGGCCGCGGCCAGCTTCGCGTCGCTCGCCCGCTCCAGGCGGGCCCGGCGGATCTCCCGTTCCAGGAGGTCCTTGCCCAGCCGCACCGCCGACTCCTGCTCCTCCTTGCGGATCCACTGCCGGATCTTCTGCCGGGCGCGGGCGGTCTTGGCGAAGGCGAACCAGTCGCGGTTGGGCCTCTGCCGCGGATTCGTGATGATCTCGATCGTATCGCCGCTGCGCAGGGGCCGGGACAGCGGCGCGATGCGTCCGTTCACCTTCGCGCCCGCGCAATGCGTGCCCACCTCGGTGTGCACGGCGAACGCGAAGTCGATCGGTGTGGATCCGGTGGGCAGCGGCTTGACCTCGCCCTTGGGCGTAAAGACGAAGATCTCGCCCTGGAAGAGATCCATCCGGAGGAACTCCATGAACTCCTCCGGCTCCTTCGTGTCCTGCTGCCACTCCAGGACCTGCCGGAACCACGTGAGGGCCTCGTCCACCTCGGACTCGCCGGCCCGCCCCTCCTTGTAGCGCCAGTGGGCCGCGATGCCGTACTCGGCCGTGCGGTGCATCTCCTCGGTGCGGATCTGGATCTCGTAGCGCCGCCCCGCCGGCCCCACCACCGTGGTGTGGATGGACCGGTACATGTTCGACTTGGGGGTGGCCACGTAGTCGTGGAAGCGCTCCGGGATCGGGGTCCAGAGGCTGTGGATGATCCCGAGCGCCGCGTAGCAGTTCTGCAGCGAGTCGGTCATGACCCGCATGGCCATCAGGTCGTAGATGTCCTCGAAGGACGTCCCGCGCTTGCGCATCTTGCGGTAGATCGACCAGAGGTGCTTGGGCCGTCCGGTCACCTCGGCCACGATCCCCTGCCGGCGCAACGCCTCGTCCAGGGGACGCTTCATCTCGGCGATCTCGCGCTCCCGCTGACGCCGCGTCTGCTGGATCTTCCGGCTCAGGTCGGTGAAGGCCTCGGGCTCCAGGAACTTGAACGCCAGATCCTCGAGCTCCCAGCGGATGCGCGCCACCCCGAGCCGGCCGGCCAACGGCGCGTAGATCTGCCGGGTCTCGCGCGCCACGCGCAGCCGCTTCTCCGGAGGCAGGTGCTCCAGGGTCCGCATGTTGTGCAGGCGGTCCGCGAGCTTGACCAGGATGACGCGCGCATCCTGCGCCATGGACAGGAGCAGCTTGCGGTAGTTCTCGACCTGGGCCTCGGTCTGGGTCTGGTAGCGGACCTTCCCGATCTTGGTGACCCCGTCGACGATGGTGGCCACATCCTGGCCGAAGGTGGCCCGGATGTCCTCGAGCGAGACGGCCGTGTCCTCGACGACGTCGTGGATCAGGGCGGCGGCCAGCGAGGCCGTATCCAGCTTCAGCTCGGCGAGGAGGGTGGCCACCTCGACCGAATGGTTGACGTAGTCCTCCCCCGAGGCCCGCTTCTGGCCCTGGTGGGCCTCGGCCGCCAGCTCGTAGGCCCGGACGATCATGTCCACGTCCAGACGATCGGCGTACGCCTCCAGGGTCCGCGCGAGCGGACGCGGGAGACCCCGGATGGTGCGCGGGGTGGGATCGGGCGTCTGGACCTGAGGCATGACGACGTCAGCGGGAGACCGATCGAAGGGGTCCGGCCGCGGGGCACGGAGGCCGGATCTCCCCAGTCTGGCGGATTCCGTCCCGTCCCGCCATGTGGGGGCCGAACCGTCTGCTACACCGCCCGGTCCGCCGTGAGCCGTCCCGCGTTCCCCGTCCCGAGCGAGCGATAGCCGCGCTCGGCGATCACGACGTGGT
This genomic window contains:
- the uvrB gene encoding excinuclease ABC subunit UvrB produces the protein MADFIIEGPHRPAGDQPRAIDELSEGLQRGDRFQTLLGATGTGKTLTMANVIQRHGRPTLVMSHNKTLAAQLYGELRALFPRNAVEYFISYYDYYQPEAYVPSTDTYIEKDSSINEDIERLRLRATSSLIERDDVIVVASVSCIYGLGNPADYRALMVVLDVGQTRPRREILKALVDIQYHRNDMAFERGTFRVRGDVVEVFPAYEEQAIRIELWGDEVERITRFDPLTGETIAVLQRAAIYPASHYVTRRRTIEQAMPHIRAELDHQLTRFRAEGRLLEAQRLEQRTNFDIEMMLEIGTCPGIENYSRFLSGRAPGERPACLIDFFPEDFLLIVDESHVTLPQIHGMHRGDRSRKETLVEHGFRLPSAVDNRPLTFEEWESLIHEAVFVSATPGEWELKQSGGVVVEQIIRPTGLVDPEVDVRPVRGQVDDLLAEIRTREARGERVLVTTLTKRMAEDLSEYLQSVGVRVRYMHSDIDAIERMEILRSLRLGRIDVLVGINLLREGLDLPEVSLVAILDADKEGFLRDARSLIQTIGRAARNVNGRAIMYADRVTGSMQQCMDETNRRREIQLEFNREHGIVPQTVTKSITEIELSTRVADARERPQARVAERAGSYAQELDIEETLKILEAEMAAAAEALDFERAALLRDEILELKAGIR
- a CDS encoding bifunctional (p)ppGpp synthetase/guanosine-3',5'-bis(diphosphate) 3'-pyrophosphohydrolase, producing MPQVQTPDPTPRTIRGLPRPLARTLEAYADRLDVDMIVRAYELAAEAHQGQKRASGEDYVNHSVEVATLLAELKLDTASLAAALIHDVVEDTAVSLEDIRATFGQDVATIVDGVTKIGKVRYQTQTEAQVENYRKLLLSMAQDARVILVKLADRLHNMRTLEHLPPEKRLRVARETRQIYAPLAGRLGVARIRWELEDLAFKFLEPEAFTDLSRKIQQTRRQREREIAEMKRPLDEALRRQGIVAEVTGRPKHLWSIYRKMRKRGTSFEDIYDLMAMRVMTDSLQNCYAALGIIHSLWTPIPERFHDYVATPKSNMYRSIHTTVVGPAGRRYEIQIRTEEMHRTAEYGIAAHWRYKEGRAGESEVDEALTWFRQVLEWQQDTKEPEEFMEFLRMDLFQGEIFVFTPKGEVKPLPTGSTPIDFAFAVHTEVGTHCAGAKVNGRIAPLSRPLRSGDTIEIITNPRQRPNRDWFAFAKTARARQKIRQWIRKEEQESAVRLGKDLLEREIRRARLERASDAKLAAASTELGHGDVEGLHAALGRGDVGPGAVIRQLYPEHDPQAEPPPPTALQKIADRLKGVDRGVRIAGVDNVMVRYAQCCQPVPGDPVMGYVTRGRGVSIHRRDCPNVLGMSDDADRRVPIEWRSVKDDRFQVKLYLQGSDRRGLLSDIATAIADTGTNIQNAQIRGVAHGMIGEFVVEVQDLPHLTKVMNAVRRVKGVLSVERREHIQESDLVEP